In Clarias gariepinus isolate MV-2021 ecotype Netherlands chromosome 9, CGAR_prim_01v2, whole genome shotgun sequence, a single window of DNA contains:
- the gpd1a gene encoding glycerol-3-phosphate dehydrogenase 1a gives MAAQKKVCIVGSGNWGSAIAKLVGLNAGRNSKFDPSVRMWVFEEMVDGRKLTEIINTDHENVKYLPGHKLPENVVAVADLVEAVSGADILLFVIPHQFIRRVCDTIRGKIKQGALGMSLIKGVDEGPEGLKLISDVIREKLGISVSVLMGANIANEVANEQFCETTIGSKDKAQGALLKELMQTDHFRVSVVEEADVVEICGALKNIVAVGAGFCDGLCFGDNTKAAVIRLGLMEMIAFARLFCSTGSVSSETFLESCGVADLITTCYGGRNRRVAEAFAKTGRPLEELEKEMLNGQKLQGPATAAEIHVILKNKDLLDRFPLFSAVYEICYESRPVTEFVNLLQNHPAHL, from the exons ATGGCAGCTCAGAAGAAAGTGTGTATCGTCGGCTCAGGCAACTG gGGTTCTGCCATTGCCAAGCTCGTTGGGCTGAATGCAGGACGGAACTCAAAGTTCGACCCGTCAGTGAGGATGTGGGTGTTTGAGGAGATGGTGGACGGGAGGAAACTCACGGAGATCATTAACACAGATCATGAGAACGTTAAATACCTGCCAGGACACAAACTGCCCGAGAACGTG GTAGCGGTGGCAGATCTCGTTGAGGCCGTCAGTGGTGCAGATATTCTGCTCTTTGTGATCCCTCATCAGTTCATCAGACGAGTGTGTGACACAATACGAGGGAAGATTAAACAAGGCGCTCTGGGAATGTCACTTATCaag ggggtgGATGAAGGTCCAGAGGGGCTGAAGCTAATCTCTGATGTAATTCGGGAGAAGCTAGGCATTAGCGTGAGTGTGCTAATGGGAGCAAACATTGCTAACGAGGTGGCAAACGAGCAGTTCTGTGAGACAACCATCG gctcTAAAGACAAGGCCCAAGGAGCGCTCCTGAAGGAGCTGATGCAGACGGATCACTTCCGGGTCTCGGTGGTGGAGGAAGCAGACGTGGTGGAGATCTGTGGAGCTCTGAAG AACATCGTAGCAGTCGGCGCAGGATTCTGTGACGGCTTGTGTTTCGGTGACAACACCAAAGCTGCCGTGATCAGACTCGGCCTGATGGAGATGATCGCCTTCGCGCGGCTTTTCTGCTCCACTGGGTCCGTTTCCTCGGAAACCTTCCTGGAGAGCTGCGGCGTCGCCGATCTCATCACGACGTGCTACGGAGGGCGCAACCGCCGTGTGGCCGAGGCCTTCGCCAAAACCGGGAGG ccCCTGGAGGAGTTAGAGAAGGAGATGCTAAACGGTCAGAAGCTGCAGGGGCCGGCCACAGCGGCTGAGATCCATGTTATTCTTAAAAACAAAGATCTTCTGGACAg atTCCCGTTGTTCAGTGCAGTCTATGAGATCTGCTATGAGAGTCGTCCTGTTACAGAGTTCGTCAACCTGTTACAGAATCATCCGGCTCATCTGTGA